The Rhodothermales bacterium genome contains a region encoding:
- the galE gene encoding UDP-glucose 4-epimerase GalE, with the protein MNVFVTGGAGYIGSTAVRDLVDAGDRVVVYDNLYQGHRAAVHPSAVFVEGDLADRALLDATLAAHRPDAIMHFASHTLVGESMEKPFLYLGDNVRNGLNLLECAVKHGVGKFILSSTANLFGAAEVMPIEPDAPIVPGSPYGESKFILERMLHWMDRVYGMRFAALRYFNACGAVSPDHGEDHTPETHIIPIVLQVALGQREEVVIYGTDYDTPDGTCVRDYVHIKDLSQAHILALRALDAGSRTYNLGNGSGFSLLEVIEAAREVTGHPIPVRFGARRPGDPATLIADSARVRRELGWKPEYPELKQILESAWAWHKAHPHGFEERAVAA; encoded by the coding sequence ATGAACGTATTTGTCACCGGTGGAGCCGGCTATATTGGAAGCACCGCCGTTCGAGATCTGGTCGACGCTGGCGATCGTGTCGTCGTGTACGACAACCTGTACCAGGGCCACCGCGCTGCCGTCCACCCTTCGGCCGTGTTTGTAGAGGGCGACCTGGCGGACCGAGCGCTGCTCGACGCCACCCTGGCGGCGCACCGGCCGGACGCCATCATGCACTTCGCCTCGCACACGCTCGTCGGCGAGTCCATGGAAAAGCCGTTCCTGTATCTCGGAGACAACGTCCGAAACGGGTTGAACCTGCTGGAATGCGCCGTGAAGCATGGCGTGGGCAAGTTTATCCTGTCCTCCACCGCCAATCTGTTCGGCGCCGCCGAGGTCATGCCCATCGAACCCGATGCGCCGATCGTGCCGGGAAGCCCCTACGGGGAGTCGAAGTTTATCCTGGAGCGCATGCTCCACTGGATGGATCGGGTATACGGGATGCGGTTTGCGGCGCTCCGGTATTTCAACGCGTGCGGGGCGGTGTCGCCCGATCACGGCGAGGATCACACGCCCGAGACCCACATCATCCCGATCGTCCTGCAGGTGGCGCTGGGGCAGCGCGAGGAGGTGGTCATTTATGGGACCGATTACGACACGCCGGACGGGACGTGCGTGCGGGATTACGTCCACATCAAGGACCTTTCGCAGGCTCACATCCTGGCGCTCCGGGCCCTGGATGCGGGGAGCCGGACGTACAACCTCGGCAACGGCAGCGGTTTCAGTCTGCTCGAGGTGATCGAAGCCGCGCGGGAAGTGACGGGGCACCCGATCCCGGTCCGCTTTGGTGCCCGGCGCCCCGGCGACCCGGCCACGCTGATTGCCGACAGCGCCCGGGTGCGCCGCGAGCTGGGGTGGAAGCCCGAGTATCCCGAGTTGAAGCAGATCCTGGAGAGCGCCTGGGCCTGGCACAAAGCCCACCCCCACGGCTTCGAGGAACGGGCAGTCGCGGCGTAG